In Bacteroidales bacterium, the sequence TAACCGAAGTTAACCCTGAACAACCATCGAAAGCCGAATTTCCAATAGAGGTAACACTATTAGGTATAGTAACCGAAGTTAACCCTGAACAACCATAGAAAGCATAATCTCCAATTTCACTAACTCCGCTACCAATAGTAACCGAAGTTAACCCTGAACAATCCTCGAAAGCCGATCTTCCAATAGAGGTAACGCTATTAGGGATAGTAACTGAAGTTAACCCTGAACAACCATAGAACGCATAATCTCCAATAGAGGTTACACTATTAGGTATAGTTACAGAACGTATAGTATTCAATTTATAAAAAACATATTTTTTTATAGCTGTTACGCCCTCCGGTATTTCAAGTTTTCTAACAAGAGTTCCATTTAAGTATAGTTTATTGACATAATATAAAGGATTAGAATCGTAATCGTAGAAATCAATATTACACCACGCAGCAAGGTCGGTTATATATACTCCTGTTAACCCTGAACAACCATCGAAAGCAAATCCTCCAATAGAGGTAACGCTATTAGGAATAGTAACCGAAGTTAACCCTGAACAACCATAGAAAGCCGAACTTTCAATAGAGGTAACACCTTCTGCAATTTCAACTGATTTAATTGAACTATTGTAACTTTCCCAAGGACTACTGGTCATCTCTCCCGTACCTGTAATTTTCAAAAGCCCTGTTTCTGTATCAAGGCTCCAATTAACGTTTGTTCCGCATGTGCCACTGTAAGTTTCGGCATTCGTTGTTATGGTAAATATTACCAGTATTGCTACAAATAGAGTTTTAAAGTAATTTAGTTTCATAAAAATAAAAATTTAGTTATACAAAAAGTTAATTTAAACCCGTTTTTAACCTCACGCATAACTAAATAAAGAAAGCGTGGGTATGTTATACAACTTTAAGGTACTGCCATACCCACACAACATATAAACACAACCCACGCATACGCATAGGCGTTCTTGTGCTTATTGTCCTTGTTGTGTTTGAAATTGGCAGTTTCTAAAGTCAAGTACAATAGCAAAAACGCTATAAATATATCAATGTCTTGATGTTTTATTTCATCAATGCAAAATTATTAATATATTTTGGATATTCAAAATCATTGTTAATTTAATTAAATAAAAATATTATAAATAGTAATAGCCACATACGTAAAATATGTGGCTATTTGTAAATAAAGTTTTTAGTTGTCTAAACAGCTGATAGCTAACAACTAACAACTGAAAACTACTCCTCAGTTTGACTCTCTTCGTATGCTTTAAGAAGTTTCTCTTGAACGTCACCAGGAACAAGTTCGTAAGAAGCAAACTTCATAGAGAATGAAGAGCGTCCACCTGTAATAGAACTCAAAGAAGTAGAATAAGTTGACATCTCTTTCAAAGGAACTTTAGCGGTAATCTTCTCAAATCCATTCTCGCTATTCATTCCCATGATTATTGCTCTACGTCCTTGAAGGTCACTCATAACATCACCCATCTTATCTGAGGGAACAAGAACCTCAACATCATAAACAGGTTCAAGAATCTTAGGACCTGCATTTTTAAATGCTTCGCTAAATGCGTTACGTCCTGCAAGGCGGAATGAGATTTCGTTTGAATCAACCGGGTGCATCTTACCATCATAGATACATACTCTAACATCGCGAGCGTATGAACCAGTCAATGGACCTTGCTCCATTCTGTCCATCAAACCTTTTACAATAGCAGGAATGAAACGAGCATCAATAGCACCACCAACAATACAGTTGTTAACAACA encodes:
- a CDS encoding leucine-rich repeat domain-containing protein codes for the protein MKLNYFKTLFVAILVIFTITTNAETYSGTCGTNVNWSLDTETGLLKITGTGEMTSSPWESYNSSIKSVEIAEGVTSIESSAFYGCSGLTSVTIPNSVTSIGGFAFDGCSGLTGVYITDLAAWCNIDFYDYDSNPLYYVNKLYLNGTLVRKLEIPEGVTAIKKYVFYKLNTIRSVTIPNSVTSIGDYAFYGCSGLTSVTIPNSVTSIGRSAFEDCSGLTSVTIGSGVSEIGDYAFYGCSGLTSVTIPNSVTSIGNSAFDGCSGLTSV